The Zalophus californianus isolate mZalCal1 chromosome X, mZalCal1.pri.v2, whole genome shotgun sequence genome window below encodes:
- the PLXNA3 gene encoding plexin-A3 isoform X2, whose product MPTVGFLLLVLPALAGAVDNSRPFPAFLVTDTTLTHLAVHRVTGEVFVGAVNRIFKLAPNLTELRVHVTGPVDDNARCYPPPSMRVCAHRLAPVDNVNKLLLIDYAARRLVACGSIWQGICQFLRLDDLFKLGEPHHRKEHYLSGAQEPDSMAGVIVEQGQGPSKLFVGTAVDGKSEYFPTLSSRKLISDEDSADMFSLIKIPSDTLSLYPAFDIYYIYGFVSASFVYFLTLQLDTQQTLLDTAGEKFFTSKIVRMCAGDSEFYSYVEFPIGCSWRGVEYRLVQSAHLAKPGLLLAQALGVPPDEDVLFTVFSQGQKNRASPPRQTVLCLFTLSNINAHIRRRIQSCYRGEGTLALPWLLNKELPCINTPMQINGNFCGLVLNQPLGGLHVIEGLPLLADSSDGMASVAAYTYRQHSVVFVGTRTGTLKKVRVDGSQYAHLYETVPVVDGSPILRDLLFSPDHRHIYLLSEKQVSQLPVETCEQYVSCAACLGSGDPHCGWCVLQHRCCREGACPGASAPHGFAEELSKCVQVRVRPNNVSVTSPGVQLTVAMRNVPDLSAGVSCAFEEVTESAAVVLPSGELHCPSPSLQELRALTRGHGATRTVRLQLLSRETGVKFAGVDFVFYNCSALQSCMSCVGSPYPCRWCKYRHVCTSRPHECSFQEGRVHGPEGCPEILPGGDLLIPVGVMQPLTLRAKNLPQPQSGQKNYECVVRVQGRQQRVPAVRFNSSSVQCQNASYSYEGDESGDTELDFSVVWDGDFPIDKPATFRALLYKCWAQRPSCGLCLKADPRFNCGWCVSEHRCQLRAHCPAPKTNWMHPSQKGTRCSHPRIAQIHPLMGPKEGGTRVTIVGENLGLSYREVGLRVAGVRCNSIPSEYVSAERIVCEMEESLVPSPPPGPAELCVGDCSADFRTQSEQLYSFVTPAFDRVSPSRGPASGGTRLTISGSSLDAGSRVTVTVRDGECQFVRRDAEAIVCISPVSTLGPSQAPITLAIDRANISSPGVVYTYTQDPTVTRLEPTWSIINGSTAITVSGTHLLTVQEPRVRAKYRGIETTNTCQVINDTAMLCKAPGIFLGRPQPQAQGEHPDEFGFVLDHVQTARSLNRSSFTYYPDPSFEPLGPSGVLDVKPGSHVVLKGKNLIPAAAGSSRLNYTVLIGGQPCALTVSDTQLLCDSPSQTGRQPVMVLVGGLEFWLGTLHITAERALTLPAVVGLAAGGGLLLLAITAVLVAYKRKTQDADRTLKRLQLQMDNLESRVALECKEAFAELQTDINELTNHMDGVQIPFLDYRTYAVRVLFPGIEAHPVLKELDTPPNVEKALRLFGQLLHSRAFVLTFIHTLEAQSSFSMRDRGTVASLTMVVLQSRLDYATGLLKQLLADLIEKNLESKNHPKLLLRRTESVAEKMLTNWFTFLLHKFLKECAGEPLFLLYCAIKQQMEKGPIDAITGEARYSLSEDKLIRQQIDYKTLTLHCVFPESEGSAQVPVKVLNCDSITQAKDKLLDAVYKGIPYSQRPKAEDMDLEWRQGRMARIILQDEDVTTKIECDWKRVNSLAHYQVTDGSLVALVPKQVSAYNMANSFTFTRSLSRYESLLRTASSPDSLRSRAPMITPDQETGTKLWHLVKNHDHADHREGDRGSKMVSEIYLTRLLATKGTLQKFVDDLFETVFSTAHRGSALPLAIKYMFDFLDEQADQRQISDPDVRHTWKSNCLPLRFWVNVIKNPQFVFDIHKSSITDACLSVVAQTFMDSCSTSEHRLGKDSPSNKLLYAKDIPNYKSWVERYYRDIAKMASISDQDMDAYLVEQSRLHASDFNILSALSELYFYVTKYRQEVLSALERDASCRKHKLRQKLEQIISLVSSNP is encoded by the exons ATGCCTACTGTCGGCTTCCTCCTGCTGGTCCTCCCTGCCCTGGCCGGGGCCGTGGACAACAGTAGGCCCTTCCCGGCCTTCTTGGTGACAGACACTACGCTCACCCACCTGGCCGTGCACCGGGTGACTGGGGAGGTGTTTGTGGGTGCAGTGAACCGCATCTTCAAGCTGGCCCCCAACCTGACTGAGCTGCGGGTCCACGTCACGGGGCCTGTCGATGACAATGCTCGCTGTTACCCACCCCCTAGCATGCGAGTGTGTGCCCACCGCCTGGCACCTGTAGACAACGTGAACAAGCTGCTGCTCATAGACTACGCGGCCCGCCGCCTGGTGGCCTGTGGCAGCATCTGGCAGGGTATCTGCCAGTTCCTGCGCCTGGACGACCTCTTCAAGCTGGGTGAGCCCCACCACCGCAAGGAGCACTACCTGTCAGGGGCTCAGGAGCCTGACTCCATGGCCGGCGTCATtgtggagcaggggcaggggcccagcaagctgTTCGTGGGCACCGCTGTGGATGGCAAGTCCGAGTACTTCCCCACCCTCAGCTCCCGCAAGCTCATCAGCGACGAGGACAGTGCCGACATGTTCAGTCTG ATCAAGATCCCCTCAGACACGCTGTCCTTGTACCCTGCCTTTGACATCTACTACATCTATGGCTTTGTGAGTGCCTCCTTCGTGTACTTCCTGACACTGCAGCTGGACACCCAGCAGACGCTGCTGGACACGGCGGGCGAGAAATTCTTCACGTCCAAGATTGTGCGCATGTGCGCCGGGGACTCGGAGTTCTACTCCTATGTGGAGTTCCCCATCGGCTGCTCCTGGCGAGGCGTGGAATACCGCCTGGTGCAGAGTGCCCACCTGGCCAAGCCCGGCCTGCTgctggcccaggccctgggagTGCCGCCTGACGAGGACGTCCTCTTCACCGTCTTCTCTCAGGGCCAGAAGAACCGGGCCAGCCCGCCGCGGCAGACCGTCCTCTGCCTCTTTACGCTCAGCAACATCAATGCCCATATCCGGCGCCGCATCCAGTCCTGCTACCGGGGGGAGGGCACACTGGCCCTGCCCTGGCTGCTCAACAAGGAGCTGCCCTGCATCAACACC CCCATGCAGATAAATGGAAACTTCTGCGGGCTGGTGTTGAACCAGCCCCTGGGGGGCCTGCATGTGATCGAGGGGCTGCCCCTGCTGGCTGACAGCAGCGACGGCATGGCTAGTGTGGCCGCCTACACCTACCGCCAGCACTCTGTGGTCTTCGTCGGCACTCGAACTGGCACTCTGAAGAAG GTCCGAGTTGATGGCTCCCAGTATGCACACCTCTACGAGACCGTGCCTGTGGTGGATGGCAGCCCCATACTCCGAGACCTGCTCTTCAGCCCTGACCACCGGCACATCTACCTCCTGAGTGAGAAGCAG GTGAGCCAGCTCCCGGTGGAGACCTGCGAGCAGTACGTGAGCTGCGCAGCCTGCCTTGGCTCGGGGGACCCCCACTGTGGTTGGTGTGTGCTGCAGCACAG ATGCTGCCGCGAAGGGGCCTGTCCGGGTGCCTCAGCCCCACACGGCTTTGCTGAGGAACTGAGTAAATGTGTCCAGGTGCGGGTCCGGCCCAACAATGTTTCGGTGACATCGCCCGGGGTGCAG ctgACGGTGGCCATGCGCAACGTGCCGGACCTCAGCGCTGGTGTGAGCTGTGCCTTTGAGGAGGTGACGGAGAGCGCGGCCGTCGTGCTGCCCTCCGGGGAGCTGCACTGCCCCTCGCCCTCCCTCCAGGAGCTCCGGGCTCTCACCCGGGGGCATG GGGCCACCCGCACCGTGCGGCTGCAGCTGCTCTCCAGGGAGACTGGGGTGAAGTTCGCCGGGGTTGACTTCGTCTTCTACAACTGCAGCGCGCTCCAGTC GTGCATGTCCTGCGTCGGCAGCCCTTACCCCTGCCGCTGGTGTAAGTACCGCCACGTGTGTACCAGCCGGCCCCACGAGTGCTCCTTCCAGGAGGGCAGGGTCCACGGCCCTGAG GGCTGCCCTGAGATCCTGCCGGGCGGGGACCTCTTGATCCCAGTGGGCGTCATGCAGCCTCTTACCCTGCGGGCCAAGAACCTGCCGCAGCCGCAGTCAGGCCAGAAGAACTACGAGTGCGTGGTCCGGGTGCAGGGGCGCCAGCAGCGGGTGCCAGCGGTGCGCTTCAACAGCAGCAGCGTGCAGTGCCAGAACGCCTCG TACTCCTATGAAGGCGACGAGTCCGGTGACACCGAGCTGGACTTCTCTGTGGTCTGGGATGGGGATTTCCCCATCGACAAGCCTGCCACCTTCCgag CTCTCCTGTATAAGTGCTGGGCGCAGCGGCCCAGCTGCGGCCTCTGCCTCAAGGCTGACCCTCGCTTCAACTGTGGCTGGTGCGTCTCGGAGCACAGGTGCCAGCTGCGGGCGCACTGCCCGGCCCCCAAGACCAACTGGATGCACCCAAGCCAGAAGGGCACCCGCTGCAGCCACCCCCGCATTGCCCAG ATCCACCCCCTCATGGGGCCCAAGGAGGGAGGCACCCGGGTCACCATCGTGGGTGAGAACCTGGGCCTCAGCTACCGAGAGGTGGGCCTGCGGGTCGCAGGCGTGCGCTGCAACTCCATCCCCTCTGAGTACGTCAGCGCCGAGAG GATCGTGTGTGAGATGGAGGAGTCGCTGGTGCCCAGCCCACCGCCAGGGCCTGCGGAGCTCTGCGTGGGCGACTGTTCCGCTGACTTCCGCACGCAGTCCGAGCAGCTCTACAGCTTTGTG ACGCCAGCATTTGACCGTGTGAGTCCCAGTCGGGGCCCGGCGTCCGGAGGCACACGGCTCACCATCTCCGGGAGCTCTCTGGACGCCGGCAGCAGGGTCACCGTGACTGTAAGGGACGGCGAGTGCCAGTTTGTGAG GAGAGACGCTGAGGCAATTGTGTGTATCTCACCCGTATCGACCCTGGGTCCCAGCCAGGCCCCCATCACCCTGGCCATCGACCGCGCCAATATCTCCAGTCCTGGAGTCGTCTACACCTACACCCAGGATCCCACTGTCACTCGCCTTGAGCCCACCTGGAGCATAATCAA tgGAAGCACTGCCATCACTGTGAGCGGGACCCACCTACTGACAGTCCAGGAGCCCCGGGTCCGGGCCAAGTACCGAGGCATCGAGACCACCAAT ACATGCCAGGTGATCAACGACACTGCCATGCTGTGTAAGGCCCCCGGCATCTTCCTGGGacggccccagccccaggcccaagGTGAACACCCTGACGAGTTCGGCTTCGTGCTGGATCATGTGCAGACGGCCCGCTCCCTCAACCGGTCCTCCTTTACCTACTACCCTGACCCCAGCTTTGAGCCACTTGGGCCCTCTGGTGTCTTGGATGTCAAACCTGGCTCCCACGTGGTGTTGAAG GGCAAGAATCTGATCCCCGCAGCAGCTGGCAGCTCCCGCCTCAACTACACGGTGCTGATCGGGGGCCAGCCATGTGCTCTCACAGTCTCCGACACGCAGCTGCTGTGTGACTCACCCAGCCAGACGGGCCGACAGCCTGTcatg GTGCTGGTGGGCGGCCTGGAGTTCTGGCTGGGTACCCTGCACATCACGGCTGAGCGGGCGCTGACCCTGCCGGCCGTGGTGGGCCTGGCAGCAGGCGGTGGGCTCTTACTGCTGGCCATCACCGCCGTGCTGGTGGCCTATAAGCGCAAGACCCAGGATGCCGACCGCACGCTCAAGCGGCTTCAGCTGCAGATGGACAACTTGGAGTCCCGTGTGGCTCTGGAATGCAAGGAAG CCTTTGCTGAGCTGCAGACAGATATCAATGAGCTGACAAATCACATGGATGGCGTGCAGATCCCGTTCCTGGACTACCGGACCTATGCCGTGCGCGTGCTCTTCCCGGGCATTGAGGCCCATCCGGTGCTCAAGGAGCTGGAT ACCCCCCCCAACGTCGAGAAGGCCCTGCGCCTCTTTGGGCAGCTGCTGCACAGCCGCGCCTTCGTGCTCACCTTCATCCACACGCTGGAGGCCCAGAGTAGCTTCTCCATGCGAGACCGTGGCACTGTGGCCTCGCTCACCATGGTGGTCCTGCAGAGCCGCCTCGATTATGCCACGGGGCTGCTCAAGCAACTGCTGGCAGACCTCATAGAGAAAAACCTGGAGAGCAAGAACCACCCGAAGCTGCTGCTGCGCAG GACCGAGTCGGTGGCTGAGAAGATGCTTACCAACTGGTTCACGTTCCTGCTGCACAAGTTTCTGAAG GAGTGTGCTGGGGAGCCGCTTTTCCTGCTCTACTGTGCCATCAAGCAGCAGATGGAGAAGGGCCCTATTGATGCCATCACGGGCGAGGCACGCTACTCCCTGAGCGAGGACAAGCTCATTCGGCAGCAGATTGACTATAAGACGCTG ACCCTGCACTGTGTGTTCCCGGAGAGTGAGGGCAGCGCTCAGGTCCCAGTGAAGGTTCTCAACTGTGACAGCATCACCCAAGCCAAAGATAAGCTGCTGGATGCTGTGTACAAGGGCATCCCATACTCCCAGCGCCCCAAAGCTGAGGACATGGACCTAG AATGGCGTCAGGGCCGCATGGCCCGCATCATCCTCCAGGATGAAGATGTCACCACCAAGATCGAGTGTGACTGGAAGAGGGTCAACTCGTTGGCCCACTACCAG GTGACAGATGGTTCCTTGGTGGCATTGGTGCCCAAACAAGTGTCCGCCTACAACATGGCCAACTCCTTCACCTTCACTCGCTCCCTCAGCCGCTACG AGAGCTTGCTGCGCACAGCCAGTAGCCCCGACAGCCTCCGTTCTCGGGCACCCATGATCACGCCCGACCAGGAAACTGGCACCAAGCTGTGGCACCTGGTGAAGAACCACGACCACGCCGACCACCGTGAGGGGGACCGTGGCAGCAAGATGGTCTCAGAGATCTACCTGACGCGACTGCTGGCCACCAAG GGCACGCTGCAGAAGTTCGTGGACGACCTCTTTGAGACCGTGTTCAGCACGGCCCACCGGGGATCAGCCCTGCCCCTGGCCATCAAGTACATGTTTGACTTCCTGGACGAACAGGCCGACCAGCGCCAGATCAGTGACCCTGACGTGCGCCACACCTGGAAGAGCAACTG CCTGCCCCTGCGCTTCTGGGTGAACGTGATCAAGAACCCACAGTTCGTGTTTGACATCCACAAGAGCAGCATCACGGACGCCTGCCTGTCAGTGGTGGCCCAGACTTTCATGGACTCCTGCTCCACGTCTGAGCATCGCCTGGGCAAGGACTCGCCGTCCAACAAGCTGCTCTATGCCAAGGACATCCCCAACTACAAGAGCTGGGTGGAGAG GTACTACCGGGACATTGCAAAGATGGCGTCCATCAGCGACCAGGACATGGATGCCTACCTGGTAGAGCAGTCCCGTCTCCATGCCAGTGACTTCAACATCTTAAGCGCGCTCAGTGAGCTCTACTTCTACGTCACCAAGTACCGCCAGGAG gtTCTCAGCGCCCTGGAGCGAGATGCCTCTTGTCGGAAGCATAAGTTGCGACAGAAACTGGAACAGATCATCAGCCTCGTGTCCAGCAACCCCTAA
- the PLXNA3 gene encoding plexin-A3 isoform X3, producing MPTVGFLLLVLPALAGAVDNSRPFPAFLVTDTTLTHLAVHRVTGEVFVGAVNRIFKLAPNLTELRVHVTGPVDDNARCYPPPSMRVCAHRLAPVDNVNKLLLIDYAARRLVACGSIWQGICQFLRLDDLFKLGEPHHRKEHYLSGAQEPDSMAGVIVEQGQGPSKLFVGTAVDGKSEYFPTLSSRKLISDEDSADMFSLLDTQQTLLDTAGEKFFTSKIVRMCAGDSEFYSYVEFPIGCSWRGVEYRLVQSAHLAKPGLLLAQALGVPPDEDVLFTVFSQGQKNRASPPRQTVLCLFTLSNINAHIRRRIQSCYRGEGTLALPWLLNKELPCINTPMQINGNFCGLVLNQPLGGLHVIEGLPLLADSSDGMASVAAYTYRQHSVVFVGTRTGTLKKVRVDGSQYAHLYETVPVVDGSPILRDLLFSPDHRHIYLLSEKQVSQLPVETCEQYVSCAACLGSGDPHCGWCVLQHRCCREGACPGASAPHGFAEELSKCVQVRVRPNNVSVTSPGVQLTVAMRNVPDLSAGVSCAFEEVTESAAVVLPSGELHCPSPSLQELRALTRGHGATRTVRLQLLSRETGVKFAGVDFVFYNCSALQSCMSCVGSPYPCRWCKYRHVCTSRPHECSFQEGRVHGPEGCPEILPGGDLLIPVGVMQPLTLRAKNLPQPQSGQKNYECVVRVQGRQQRVPAVRFNSSSVQCQNASYSYEGDESGDTELDFSVVWDGDFPIDKPATFRALLYKCWAQRPSCGLCLKADPRFNCGWCVSEHRCQLRAHCPAPKTNWMHPSQKGTRCSHPRIAQIHPLMGPKEGGTRVTIVGENLGLSYREVGLRVAGVRCNSIPSEYVSAERIVCEMEESLVPSPPPGPAELCVGDCSADFRTQSEQLYSFVTPAFDRVSPSRGPASGGTRLTISGSSLDAGSRVTVTVRDGECQFVRRDAEAIVCISPVSTLGPSQAPITLAIDRANISSPGVVYTYTQDPTVTRLEPTWSIINGSTAITVSGTHLLTVQEPRVRAKYRGIETTNTCQVINDTAMLCKAPGIFLGRPQPQAQGEHPDEFGFVLDHVQTARSLNRSSFTYYPDPSFEPLGPSGVLDVKPGSHVVLKGKNLIPAAAGSSRLNYTVLIGGQPCALTVSDTQLLCDSPSQTGRQPVMVLVGGLEFWLGTLHITAERALTLPAVVGLAAGGGLLLLAITAVLVAYKRKTQDADRTLKRLQLQMDNLESRVALECKEAFAELQTDINELTNHMDGVQIPFLDYRTYAVRVLFPGIEAHPVLKELDTPPNVEKALRLFGQLLHSRAFVLTFIHTLEAQSSFSMRDRGTVASLTMVVLQSRLDYATGLLKQLLADLIEKNLESKNHPKLLLRRTESVAEKMLTNWFTFLLHKFLKECAGEPLFLLYCAIKQQMEKGPIDAITGEARYSLSEDKLIRQQIDYKTLTLHCVFPESEGSAQVPVKVLNCDSITQAKDKLLDAVYKGIPYSQRPKAEDMDLEWRQGRMARIILQDEDVTTKIECDWKRVNSLAHYQVTDGSLVALVPKQVSAYNMANSFTFTRSLSRYESLLRTASSPDSLRSRAPMITPDQETGTKLWHLVKNHDHADHREGDRGSKMVSEIYLTRLLATKGTLQKFVDDLFETVFSTAHRGSALPLAIKYMFDFLDEQADQRQISDPDVRHTWKSNCLPLRFWVNVIKNPQFVFDIHKSSITDACLSVVAQTFMDSCSTSEHRLGKDSPSNKLLYAKDIPNYKSWVERYYRDIAKMASISDQDMDAYLVEQSRLHASDFNILSALSELYFYVTKYRQEVLSALERDASCRKHKLRQKLEQIISLVSSNP from the exons ATGCCTACTGTCGGCTTCCTCCTGCTGGTCCTCCCTGCCCTGGCCGGGGCCGTGGACAACAGTAGGCCCTTCCCGGCCTTCTTGGTGACAGACACTACGCTCACCCACCTGGCCGTGCACCGGGTGACTGGGGAGGTGTTTGTGGGTGCAGTGAACCGCATCTTCAAGCTGGCCCCCAACCTGACTGAGCTGCGGGTCCACGTCACGGGGCCTGTCGATGACAATGCTCGCTGTTACCCACCCCCTAGCATGCGAGTGTGTGCCCACCGCCTGGCACCTGTAGACAACGTGAACAAGCTGCTGCTCATAGACTACGCGGCCCGCCGCCTGGTGGCCTGTGGCAGCATCTGGCAGGGTATCTGCCAGTTCCTGCGCCTGGACGACCTCTTCAAGCTGGGTGAGCCCCACCACCGCAAGGAGCACTACCTGTCAGGGGCTCAGGAGCCTGACTCCATGGCCGGCGTCATtgtggagcaggggcaggggcccagcaagctgTTCGTGGGCACCGCTGTGGATGGCAAGTCCGAGTACTTCCCCACCCTCAGCTCCCGCAAGCTCATCAGCGACGAGGACAGTGCCGACATGTTCAGTCTG CTGGACACCCAGCAGACGCTGCTGGACACGGCGGGCGAGAAATTCTTCACGTCCAAGATTGTGCGCATGTGCGCCGGGGACTCGGAGTTCTACTCCTATGTGGAGTTCCCCATCGGCTGCTCCTGGCGAGGCGTGGAATACCGCCTGGTGCAGAGTGCCCACCTGGCCAAGCCCGGCCTGCTgctggcccaggccctgggagTGCCGCCTGACGAGGACGTCCTCTTCACCGTCTTCTCTCAGGGCCAGAAGAACCGGGCCAGCCCGCCGCGGCAGACCGTCCTCTGCCTCTTTACGCTCAGCAACATCAATGCCCATATCCGGCGCCGCATCCAGTCCTGCTACCGGGGGGAGGGCACACTGGCCCTGCCCTGGCTGCTCAACAAGGAGCTGCCCTGCATCAACACC CCCATGCAGATAAATGGAAACTTCTGCGGGCTGGTGTTGAACCAGCCCCTGGGGGGCCTGCATGTGATCGAGGGGCTGCCCCTGCTGGCTGACAGCAGCGACGGCATGGCTAGTGTGGCCGCCTACACCTACCGCCAGCACTCTGTGGTCTTCGTCGGCACTCGAACTGGCACTCTGAAGAAG GTCCGAGTTGATGGCTCCCAGTATGCACACCTCTACGAGACCGTGCCTGTGGTGGATGGCAGCCCCATACTCCGAGACCTGCTCTTCAGCCCTGACCACCGGCACATCTACCTCCTGAGTGAGAAGCAG GTGAGCCAGCTCCCGGTGGAGACCTGCGAGCAGTACGTGAGCTGCGCAGCCTGCCTTGGCTCGGGGGACCCCCACTGTGGTTGGTGTGTGCTGCAGCACAG ATGCTGCCGCGAAGGGGCCTGTCCGGGTGCCTCAGCCCCACACGGCTTTGCTGAGGAACTGAGTAAATGTGTCCAGGTGCGGGTCCGGCCCAACAATGTTTCGGTGACATCGCCCGGGGTGCAG ctgACGGTGGCCATGCGCAACGTGCCGGACCTCAGCGCTGGTGTGAGCTGTGCCTTTGAGGAGGTGACGGAGAGCGCGGCCGTCGTGCTGCCCTCCGGGGAGCTGCACTGCCCCTCGCCCTCCCTCCAGGAGCTCCGGGCTCTCACCCGGGGGCATG GGGCCACCCGCACCGTGCGGCTGCAGCTGCTCTCCAGGGAGACTGGGGTGAAGTTCGCCGGGGTTGACTTCGTCTTCTACAACTGCAGCGCGCTCCAGTC GTGCATGTCCTGCGTCGGCAGCCCTTACCCCTGCCGCTGGTGTAAGTACCGCCACGTGTGTACCAGCCGGCCCCACGAGTGCTCCTTCCAGGAGGGCAGGGTCCACGGCCCTGAG GGCTGCCCTGAGATCCTGCCGGGCGGGGACCTCTTGATCCCAGTGGGCGTCATGCAGCCTCTTACCCTGCGGGCCAAGAACCTGCCGCAGCCGCAGTCAGGCCAGAAGAACTACGAGTGCGTGGTCCGGGTGCAGGGGCGCCAGCAGCGGGTGCCAGCGGTGCGCTTCAACAGCAGCAGCGTGCAGTGCCAGAACGCCTCG TACTCCTATGAAGGCGACGAGTCCGGTGACACCGAGCTGGACTTCTCTGTGGTCTGGGATGGGGATTTCCCCATCGACAAGCCTGCCACCTTCCgag CTCTCCTGTATAAGTGCTGGGCGCAGCGGCCCAGCTGCGGCCTCTGCCTCAAGGCTGACCCTCGCTTCAACTGTGGCTGGTGCGTCTCGGAGCACAGGTGCCAGCTGCGGGCGCACTGCCCGGCCCCCAAGACCAACTGGATGCACCCAAGCCAGAAGGGCACCCGCTGCAGCCACCCCCGCATTGCCCAG ATCCACCCCCTCATGGGGCCCAAGGAGGGAGGCACCCGGGTCACCATCGTGGGTGAGAACCTGGGCCTCAGCTACCGAGAGGTGGGCCTGCGGGTCGCAGGCGTGCGCTGCAACTCCATCCCCTCTGAGTACGTCAGCGCCGAGAG GATCGTGTGTGAGATGGAGGAGTCGCTGGTGCCCAGCCCACCGCCAGGGCCTGCGGAGCTCTGCGTGGGCGACTGTTCCGCTGACTTCCGCACGCAGTCCGAGCAGCTCTACAGCTTTGTG ACGCCAGCATTTGACCGTGTGAGTCCCAGTCGGGGCCCGGCGTCCGGAGGCACACGGCTCACCATCTCCGGGAGCTCTCTGGACGCCGGCAGCAGGGTCACCGTGACTGTAAGGGACGGCGAGTGCCAGTTTGTGAG GAGAGACGCTGAGGCAATTGTGTGTATCTCACCCGTATCGACCCTGGGTCCCAGCCAGGCCCCCATCACCCTGGCCATCGACCGCGCCAATATCTCCAGTCCTGGAGTCGTCTACACCTACACCCAGGATCCCACTGTCACTCGCCTTGAGCCCACCTGGAGCATAATCAA tgGAAGCACTGCCATCACTGTGAGCGGGACCCACCTACTGACAGTCCAGGAGCCCCGGGTCCGGGCCAAGTACCGAGGCATCGAGACCACCAAT ACATGCCAGGTGATCAACGACACTGCCATGCTGTGTAAGGCCCCCGGCATCTTCCTGGGacggccccagccccaggcccaagGTGAACACCCTGACGAGTTCGGCTTCGTGCTGGATCATGTGCAGACGGCCCGCTCCCTCAACCGGTCCTCCTTTACCTACTACCCTGACCCCAGCTTTGAGCCACTTGGGCCCTCTGGTGTCTTGGATGTCAAACCTGGCTCCCACGTGGTGTTGAAG GGCAAGAATCTGATCCCCGCAGCAGCTGGCAGCTCCCGCCTCAACTACACGGTGCTGATCGGGGGCCAGCCATGTGCTCTCACAGTCTCCGACACGCAGCTGCTGTGTGACTCACCCAGCCAGACGGGCCGACAGCCTGTcatg GTGCTGGTGGGCGGCCTGGAGTTCTGGCTGGGTACCCTGCACATCACGGCTGAGCGGGCGCTGACCCTGCCGGCCGTGGTGGGCCTGGCAGCAGGCGGTGGGCTCTTACTGCTGGCCATCACCGCCGTGCTGGTGGCCTATAAGCGCAAGACCCAGGATGCCGACCGCACGCTCAAGCGGCTTCAGCTGCAGATGGACAACTTGGAGTCCCGTGTGGCTCTGGAATGCAAGGAAG CCTTTGCTGAGCTGCAGACAGATATCAATGAGCTGACAAATCACATGGATGGCGTGCAGATCCCGTTCCTGGACTACCGGACCTATGCCGTGCGCGTGCTCTTCCCGGGCATTGAGGCCCATCCGGTGCTCAAGGAGCTGGAT ACCCCCCCCAACGTCGAGAAGGCCCTGCGCCTCTTTGGGCAGCTGCTGCACAGCCGCGCCTTCGTGCTCACCTTCATCCACACGCTGGAGGCCCAGAGTAGCTTCTCCATGCGAGACCGTGGCACTGTGGCCTCGCTCACCATGGTGGTCCTGCAGAGCCGCCTCGATTATGCCACGGGGCTGCTCAAGCAACTGCTGGCAGACCTCATAGAGAAAAACCTGGAGAGCAAGAACCACCCGAAGCTGCTGCTGCGCAG GACCGAGTCGGTGGCTGAGAAGATGCTTACCAACTGGTTCACGTTCCTGCTGCACAAGTTTCTGAAG GAGTGTGCTGGGGAGCCGCTTTTCCTGCTCTACTGTGCCATCAAGCAGCAGATGGAGAAGGGCCCTATTGATGCCATCACGGGCGAGGCACGCTACTCCCTGAGCGAGGACAAGCTCATTCGGCAGCAGATTGACTATAAGACGCTG ACCCTGCACTGTGTGTTCCCGGAGAGTGAGGGCAGCGCTCAGGTCCCAGTGAAGGTTCTCAACTGTGACAGCATCACCCAAGCCAAAGATAAGCTGCTGGATGCTGTGTACAAGGGCATCCCATACTCCCAGCGCCCCAAAGCTGAGGACATGGACCTAG AATGGCGTCAGGGCCGCATGGCCCGCATCATCCTCCAGGATGAAGATGTCACCACCAAGATCGAGTGTGACTGGAAGAGGGTCAACTCGTTGGCCCACTACCAG GTGACAGATGGTTCCTTGGTGGCATTGGTGCCCAAACAAGTGTCCGCCTACAACATGGCCAACTCCTTCACCTTCACTCGCTCCCTCAGCCGCTACG AGAGCTTGCTGCGCACAGCCAGTAGCCCCGACAGCCTCCGTTCTCGGGCACCCATGATCACGCCCGACCAGGAAACTGGCACCAAGCTGTGGCACCTGGTGAAGAACCACGACCACGCCGACCACCGTGAGGGGGACCGTGGCAGCAAGATGGTCTCAGAGATCTACCTGACGCGACTGCTGGCCACCAAG GGCACGCTGCAGAAGTTCGTGGACGACCTCTTTGAGACCGTGTTCAGCACGGCCCACCGGGGATCAGCCCTGCCCCTGGCCATCAAGTACATGTTTGACTTCCTGGACGAACAGGCCGACCAGCGCCAGATCAGTGACCCTGACGTGCGCCACACCTGGAAGAGCAACTG CCTGCCCCTGCGCTTCTGGGTGAACGTGATCAAGAACCCACAGTTCGTGTTTGACATCCACAAGAGCAGCATCACGGACGCCTGCCTGTCAGTGGTGGCCCAGACTTTCATGGACTCCTGCTCCACGTCTGAGCATCGCCTGGGCAAGGACTCGCCGTCCAACAAGCTGCTCTATGCCAAGGACATCCCCAACTACAAGAGCTGGGTGGAGAG GTACTACCGGGACATTGCAAAGATGGCGTCCATCAGCGACCAGGACATGGATGCCTACCTGGTAGAGCAGTCCCGTCTCCATGCCAGTGACTTCAACATCTTAAGCGCGCTCAGTGAGCTCTACTTCTACGTCACCAAGTACCGCCAGGAG gtTCTCAGCGCCCTGGAGCGAGATGCCTCTTGTCGGAAGCATAAGTTGCGACAGAAACTGGAACAGATCATCAGCCTCGTGTCCAGCAACCCCTAA